The DNA segment CTTGGCCAGCGGGCAGGGATTTTAGGGGCGCTGGCGTTGGCGCAACAGGCGTTTCACAGTTAGGCTGCGGTATTTACCGTTTATCAACTGGCCCTAGCAACGGGTCATTCGCAATAGGGGTCATTCCGGCGTTTTCCAATTGCGTGCGCAGTTTTACAATCACCCGTTTTAGCTCAGCCATACGAACTTCTCGCCCTGCGGTCAGGTTGACGAAGCTTTGCAATTCTTCGGTGCGCTCCTGAACGCGTCGCTCCATCTCGTTGGTATCTTGGATCACGCGGGCGTATAAACGCGCATTCTCAATGGCCTGGGCCGCCTGAGCTGCGAATGGCTGGGTAAGTTCGGCTTGCTCCGACGAGTAAGCTTCGAGCTGGTTGCTATCGAGCGTGAGAAAACCAATCAGGGTATCACGAACAATCAGCGGAACACCCATCCAACTGGCTATATGTTCAGAATCCCCCCAATTTTTAAATCGGGCATCTTTTCTCGGATTGTTCAAGA comes from the Chloroflexota bacterium genome and includes:
- a CDS encoding GAF domain-containing protein, producing SIKYINERCETEYDASGQALRSMGTVQDITDRVQAENALKKYAAQLETLNTIAAALTTSLELDQVLELILDQIGKVILFDSGAIFLYEDAGLRVMVDRNLTRSPRGHLFPGEDELFAEILQTHTPLILNNPRKDARFKNWGDSEHIASWMGVPLIVRDTLIGFLTLDSNQLEAYSSEQAELTQPFAAQAAQAIENARLYARVIQDTNEMERRVQERTEELQSFVNLTAGREVRMAELKRVIVKLRTQLENAGMTPIANDPLLGPVDKR